The Chitinophaga flava genome has a segment encoding these proteins:
- a CDS encoding MFS transporter gives MKTDSRSVSIFNIAVIVASLGYFVDIYDLLLFTIVRVPSLKELGLPQNEIDAGAGLLLINIQMLGLLIGGIVWGIVGDKKGRLSVLFGSILIYSVANIANGFVHSINGYVLWRFVAGFGLAGELGAGITLVSEILPKEKRGYGTMIVATVGVSGAVAANLIAKLVGDWRICYFIGGGLGLCLLILRVSVMESHLFNEVRSSTAARGSFYALFTSRERFFKYLKCMLLGAPTWFVVGILIAFSNKFAKEMNVNGAINPGDAVAFCYAGLTLGDFSSGLISQLWRSRRKVMLLFLVFTGIMVTVYLNMFGAQTWMFYTVCFLLGFSVGFWAIFVTIAAESFGTNLRATVATTVPNFARGMLPLISLLFIQVQHYFSFLQSGAIVAVICIGIAMIAAWKIEETFGKDLNYLEEI, from the coding sequence ATGAAAACTGATAGCCGCTCTGTCTCTATCTTTAATATAGCCGTTATTGTTGCTTCCCTGGGCTATTTTGTAGATATCTATGATCTTCTCCTTTTTACCATTGTCCGGGTGCCTAGTTTAAAGGAACTGGGATTACCACAAAACGAAATTGATGCCGGCGCAGGTTTGTTGCTGATTAATATCCAGATGCTGGGATTGCTGATCGGAGGAATTGTTTGGGGCATCGTTGGCGATAAAAAGGGCCGTTTGAGTGTATTGTTTGGCTCCATCCTGATTTATTCCGTGGCCAATATTGCCAATGGTTTTGTGCATAGCATCAATGGTTATGTACTCTGGAGATTTGTCGCCGGTTTTGGTCTGGCAGGGGAGCTGGGGGCAGGTATTACCCTGGTATCTGAGATATTACCGAAAGAAAAGCGAGGATATGGTACGATGATCGTAGCCACAGTAGGGGTTTCCGGAGCGGTGGCGGCCAATCTGATCGCCAAGCTGGTAGGAGACTGGCGAATCTGTTATTTCATTGGTGGTGGTTTGGGCCTTTGCCTGCTGATTCTGCGGGTGAGCGTGATGGAATCGCATCTGTTCAATGAGGTGCGTTCTTCAACTGCAGCCAGGGGTAGTTTTTATGCGTTATTCACCAGCCGGGAGCGGTTTTTCAAGTATCTGAAATGTATGTTACTGGGTGCGCCTACCTGGTTTGTGGTAGGTATCCTAATTGCTTTTTCCAACAAGTTTGCCAAGGAAATGAATGTGAACGGAGCTATCAATCCTGGTGATGCGGTGGCTTTCTGTTATGCGGGGCTGACGTTGGGAGATTTTTCTTCCGGGTTGATCAGTCAGCTGTGGAGAAGCCGGCGTAAGGTAATGCTGTTGTTCCTGGTGTTTACTGGTATTATGGTAACGGTTTATCTCAATATGTTCGGTGCGCAGACCTGGATGTTTTATACGGTGTGTTTCCTGCTGGGCTTCAGTGTGGGGTTCTGGGCTATTTTTGTGACCATTGCGGCAGAGAGTTTTGGTACCAACCTACGGGCTACGGTAGCCACTACGGTGCCTAACTTTGCAAGGGGCATGTTGCCGCTGATCTCCCTGTTGTTTATACAGGTACAGCATTATTTCAGCTTCTTGCAGAGCGGGGCGATAGTAGCGGTGATTTGTATTGGTATTGCTATGATTGCTGCCTGGAAAATAGAAGAGACATTTGGAAAAGACCTGAATTATCTGGAAGAGATATAG
- a CDS encoding DedA family protein, translating to MDQILEFFKHLINPSWIIEHGGLYLLLAIIFAETGLFIGFFLPGDSLLFVAGIYSEDLCRSFHDMPFFVVMLMIALAGVLGNMVGFWFGQKSGPLLFKKKDTFFFKKKHLHQAHDFFVKYGGGAIFLARFLPIIRTFAPIVAGIVQMEKKKFMLFNIIGSFSWVFSMMLAGHYLDKLFPTLKNHLELIILVIILVTTLPVIIKLVSGKVKHPIDHDPNKSEVTSASDTTL from the coding sequence ATGGACCAGATTTTAGAGTTTTTTAAACACCTCATTAATCCCTCGTGGATTATTGAACACGGTGGCCTGTACCTGTTACTGGCGATTATTTTTGCGGAAACCGGTTTATTTATTGGTTTTTTCCTTCCCGGCGATTCCCTGCTGTTTGTAGCAGGTATTTATAGTGAAGATCTCTGCCGGAGTTTTCATGACATGCCATTTTTTGTGGTAATGCTGATGATTGCACTGGCTGGTGTGTTGGGCAACATGGTAGGCTTCTGGTTCGGTCAGAAATCCGGTCCGTTATTATTTAAGAAAAAAGATACTTTCTTCTTTAAGAAAAAACACCTGCACCAGGCGCATGACTTCTTCGTGAAGTATGGTGGCGGCGCCATCTTCCTGGCCCGTTTCCTGCCTATCATCCGTACGTTTGCTCCTATTGTGGCCGGTATCGTGCAGATGGAAAAAAAGAAATTCATGTTGTTTAATATAATTGGTTCCTTCTCCTGGGTATTTTCCATGATGCTGGCAGGCCATTATCTTGACAAACTGTTCCCAACTCTTAAAAATCATCTGGAGCTGATTATTCTGGTGATTATTCTTGTTACCACATTGCCGGTTATAATAAAGCTTGTCTCCGGTAAGGTCAAACATCCGATTGATCACGACCCCAACAAATCGGAAGTCACCAGTGCATCAGATACGACTTTATAA
- a CDS encoding glutamine synthetase III family protein, which yields MQSLRFTALEGLAGVDTTLPEHNGKITEVFGSNVFAGRIVREYLSDEAYKSLMNSIKNGTKLERKMAEQIASGMKAWAMKKGVTHYTHWFQPLTGTTAEKHDSFFTLKGDGTALETFDGDALVQQEPDASSFPNGGLRATFEARGYTAWDPSSPAFILEQGYGKTLCIPTIFVSYTGESLDYKAPLLKALVAIDKAAVDVCNYFDKNITKVTPTLGWEQEYFLVDENLANARPDLLMTGRTVVGHAPSKGQQLEDHYFGSIPERIYAYMRDFEEESYKLGIPLRTRHNEVAPSQFECAPIFEEVNIAVDHNSLLMDIMNKVAKRHKLKVLLHEKPFAGINGSGKHNNWSMATDTGVNLLAPGKTPKTNLMFLTFFVNTIKAVHDYADLLRAAIASASNDFRLGANEAPPAIISVFSGKYLYEVLQEVKSRVSNKFDEQDEAILKLDLHRHIPELMLDNTDRNRTSPFAFTGNKFEFRAVGSTANCASAMTVLNTIVAKTLTDFKVEVDGLIEKGEKKEIAIMQTLRKYIVDSEKILFEGDGYSDEWEKEAEKRGLQNIKTTPKALDAMVTPKAAQLYTETGVYTEKELHARHEILLEDYVKKVQIEARVIGDLATNTILPSAISYLNELISNIRGLKEIGLGDASYKAQTQIAAKISEHINVISENVQAMIEQRKVTNKLTDSRQKAIDYCEKIKPYFDVIRYHSDKLEFLVDDKKWALPKYRELLFLR from the coding sequence ATGCAATCGTTACGTTTCACCGCGCTGGAAGGATTAGCTGGCGTAGACACCACACTTCCCGAACACAACGGTAAAATCACCGAAGTATTCGGCAGCAATGTTTTTGCCGGAAGAATTGTAAGGGAATATCTGAGTGACGAGGCTTACAAAAGCCTGATGAACTCAATTAAAAATGGCACCAAGCTGGAACGCAAAATGGCGGAGCAAATCGCTTCCGGCATGAAAGCCTGGGCTATGAAAAAAGGTGTAACCCACTACACTCACTGGTTTCAGCCATTAACCGGCACCACTGCTGAAAAGCATGACTCCTTTTTCACCCTCAAAGGTGATGGCACTGCCCTGGAAACTTTTGACGGCGACGCCCTGGTACAACAGGAACCTGACGCCTCCAGCTTCCCTAACGGCGGTTTAAGAGCCACCTTCGAAGCCCGCGGCTACACAGCCTGGGATCCTTCTTCTCCTGCGTTTATTCTGGAACAGGGTTATGGTAAAACCCTCTGCATCCCTACTATATTTGTTTCCTATACCGGCGAATCACTGGACTATAAAGCTCCGTTGCTGAAAGCACTCGTCGCTATCGACAAAGCCGCAGTAGACGTATGCAACTATTTCGATAAAAATATTACCAAAGTAACCCCTACCCTCGGTTGGGAACAGGAATACTTCCTGGTAGATGAAAACCTGGCTAACGCCCGTCCTGACCTGCTCATGACCGGCCGTACCGTGGTAGGTCACGCACCTTCCAAAGGCCAGCAGCTGGAAGACCACTACTTCGGTTCTATCCCTGAGCGTATATACGCTTACATGCGCGATTTCGAAGAAGAATCCTACAAACTGGGTATTCCTTTAAGAACACGCCACAACGAAGTAGCTCCTTCCCAGTTCGAATGTGCTCCTATATTTGAAGAAGTAAACATCGCAGTGGACCACAACTCCCTGCTGATGGACATCATGAATAAAGTGGCCAAACGCCACAAACTGAAAGTACTGCTGCACGAAAAACCATTCGCAGGCATCAACGGTTCAGGTAAACACAACAACTGGAGCATGGCCACCGACACCGGTGTAAACCTGCTGGCTCCCGGTAAAACACCGAAAACCAACCTGATGTTCCTCACGTTCTTCGTGAACACCATCAAAGCAGTACACGACTACGCCGACCTGCTGAGAGCAGCGATCGCTTCCGCCAGCAACGACTTCCGTCTGGGTGCCAACGAAGCACCTCCTGCCATCATCTCCGTATTCTCCGGTAAATACCTCTACGAAGTACTGCAGGAAGTAAAATCCCGCGTAAGCAACAAATTCGACGAACAGGATGAAGCCATCCTCAAACTCGACCTGCACCGCCACATTCCGGAGCTGATGCTGGACAACACCGACCGTAACCGTACCTCTCCTTTTGCTTTCACCGGCAACAAGTTTGAGTTCCGTGCCGTAGGTTCTACTGCCAACTGCGCCTCCGCAATGACCGTGCTGAACACCATCGTGGCCAAAACCCTGACCGACTTTAAAGTAGAAGTGGACGGCCTGATCGAAAAAGGTGAGAAAAAAGAGATTGCCATCATGCAAACTCTTCGGAAATATATTGTAGATTCGGAAAAAATTCTGTTCGAAGGCGACGGATACAGCGACGAATGGGAAAAAGAAGCTGAAAAAAGAGGCTTACAGAACATCAAAACCACGCCTAAAGCGCTGGATGCGATGGTTACTCCAAAAGCCGCTCAGCTGTATACCGAAACCGGCGTTTACACAGAAAAAGAATTACACGCCCGCCACGAGATCCTGCTGGAAGACTACGTGAAAAAAGTACAAATCGAAGCCCGTGTAATCGGCGACCTGGCCACTAACACCATTCTGCCCTCCGCTATCAGCTACCTCAATGAACTGATCAGCAACATCCGCGGACTGAAAGAAATTGGCCTGGGAGACGCCTCCTACAAAGCACAAACACAAATCGCCGCTAAAATATCTGAACATATCAACGTAATCAGTGAAAATGTTCAGGCCATGATCGAGCAACGTAAGGTCACCAACAAACTGACCGACAGCCGTCAAAAAGCGATCGACTACTGCGAAAAGATTAAGCCGTACTTTGATGTTATCCGCTACCACTCCGATAAACTGGAGTTCCTGGTGGACGACAAAAAATGGGCGCTGCCTAAATATAGAGAACTGCTTTTCTTGCGATAA
- a CDS encoding peroxiredoxin family protein: MRNVFLFVLCCLPMFLKAQSAAPSKPAYLQFPVIPAFPLTMVDGHTITKNDLRKNEKTMVFIFSVDCDHCKHLTEEMLKNLDKFKRTQILMITPFKVEQMKEYYDHYNIKNYPNVIMASEPTRQIMYFYDLHYFPGLYLYDKKQQFIKGFEGTVKLDSLVHYLKK, from the coding sequence ATGCGTAATGTGTTTTTATTTGTATTGTGTTGTCTACCAATGTTCCTGAAGGCTCAGAGTGCCGCCCCTTCCAAACCTGCTTATCTGCAATTTCCTGTCATTCCGGCATTCCCCCTCACCATGGTAGATGGGCATACCATCACCAAAAACGACCTTCGCAAAAATGAAAAAACAATGGTTTTTATTTTTAGCGTAGATTGTGACCATTGCAAGCATTTGACAGAAGAAATGCTGAAAAACCTGGACAAATTCAAACGTACCCAGATCCTGATGATAACGCCCTTTAAAGTAGAACAGATGAAGGAATACTATGACCATTATAACATTAAGAATTATCCCAATGTTATTATGGCCAGCGAACCCACCCGCCAGATCATGTATTTCTATGACCTGCATTACTTCCCCGGACTTTACCTGTATGACAAAAAACAACAGTTCATCAAGGGCTTTGAAGGCACTGTGAAACTGGATTCCCTGGTTCACTACCTGAAGAAATAG
- a CDS encoding MarR family winged helix-turn-helix transcriptional regulator produces the protein MSNLEKLITQKNFGDDYQRGLVSLIFVGNWITSRHQQFFKRYDITMQQFNILRILRGQHPKAASINLLKERMLDKMSDVSRLVERLRKADFVERKSCELDRRAVDVKITAKGLELLSAIDAEINQLNDSFKSLNEKEIGQLNKLLDKMLEAYH, from the coding sequence ATGTCAAATCTTGAAAAACTCATTACACAAAAAAATTTCGGAGATGATTATCAACGGGGACTTGTAAGCCTCATCTTCGTCGGTAACTGGATCACCTCCCGCCATCAGCAGTTTTTCAAACGTTACGACATCACCATGCAGCAATTTAACATACTGCGCATCCTTCGCGGACAACACCCCAAAGCCGCCAGTATCAACCTGCTGAAAGAAAGAATGCTCGACAAAATGAGCGATGTGTCCCGTCTCGTGGAAAGACTCAGGAAAGCTGACTTCGTAGAACGCAAAAGCTGCGAACTCGACAGAAGAGCTGTAGATGTAAAAATTACTGCCAAAGGCCTGGAACTACTCAGCGCCATCGATGCAGAAATCAATCAGCTGAACGATTCCTTCAAATCTCTGAACGAAAAAGAAATCGGTCAGCTGAACAAATTATTGGATAAAATGCTGGAGGCTTACCATTAA
- the purL gene encoding phosphoribosylformylglycinamidine synthase subunit PurL, protein MQTTVEIAEQLGLTADEFERIVSVLGRTPNFTELSMYSVMWSEHCSYKNSIVWLKSLPREGDRLLVKAGEENAGLVDIGDGYAVVFKIESHNHPSAIEPFQGAATGVGGIHRDIFTMGARPIAALNSLRFGNINDKKTQHLVKGIVHGIGHYGNCFGVPTVGGETYFEDCYGTNPLVNAMSVGIVKVGQTVSATSHGEGNPVFIVGSATGKDGIGGASFASANITEDSAEDLPAVQVGDPFQEKKLLEACLEVIKTNAIVGMQDMGAAGITCSTAEMSAKGEHGMHIWLDKVPTRQENMKGWEMLLSESQERMLIVVKKGQEKPVLDIFEKWDLHCVQIGEVTKDTNLKFYMNGELEADVPAESLVLGGGAPQYHRAYTEPAYFQKIKAFDIQNIPDTDHAKFVAERIIALPNIASKRWIYNQYDSMVGTANATTNAPSDAPVVLIKGSKKALAMTTDCNSRYVFADPHKGGQIAVAEAARNIVCSGGEPVAITNCLNFGNPYDPEVYYQFVHAVQGMGEACRKFNTPVTGGNVSFYNQSPDGPVYPTPTIGMVGILDSIDQRITLDFKQAGDLVYLIGRSRNDISSSEYLHKIIGIEFSPAPHFNLEEEHLLQQAITKLNKAGLIQSAHDVSEGGLFITMMESAMSKGLGFELHLNNKFRKDAYLFGESQSRVVVTVKPEDKEKFEALMHGLIDATDVSVRYEKVGVVTGDHVKVDNEDWGKVNDWKKIYDTSIEEHLK, encoded by the coding sequence ATGCAAACCACCGTAGAAATTGCTGAACAGCTGGGCCTTACTGCTGACGAGTTTGAACGAATTGTATCTGTCTTGGGGCGTACGCCCAATTTTACCGAACTGAGCATGTACTCCGTAATGTGGAGTGAACACTGCTCTTACAAAAACTCTATCGTGTGGCTGAAATCACTACCTCGTGAAGGCGACCGCCTGCTCGTAAAAGCTGGTGAAGAAAACGCCGGCCTGGTAGATATCGGCGATGGATACGCGGTTGTGTTTAAAATAGAATCCCATAACCACCCCTCTGCCATCGAACCCTTCCAGGGCGCTGCTACCGGGGTTGGTGGTATTCACCGCGACATCTTCACAATGGGTGCACGTCCTATCGCGGCACTCAACTCCCTGCGCTTCGGTAATATCAACGATAAAAAAACACAGCACCTGGTGAAAGGTATCGTACACGGTATCGGACACTATGGTAACTGCTTCGGCGTTCCTACTGTAGGTGGTGAAACCTATTTCGAAGACTGCTATGGTACCAACCCCCTGGTAAACGCCATGAGCGTGGGTATCGTAAAAGTAGGCCAGACCGTTTCCGCTACCTCACATGGTGAAGGCAACCCTGTTTTCATCGTAGGTTCTGCAACCGGTAAAGACGGTATCGGTGGTGCTTCCTTCGCTTCCGCCAACATCACGGAAGACAGCGCGGAAGACCTGCCAGCAGTACAGGTAGGAGATCCCTTCCAGGAAAAGAAACTGCTGGAAGCCTGCCTCGAAGTTATCAAAACCAATGCTATCGTAGGTATGCAGGATATGGGCGCTGCCGGTATCACCTGCTCTACTGCCGAAATGAGCGCCAAAGGCGAACATGGTATGCACATCTGGCTGGATAAAGTACCTACCCGCCAGGAAAATATGAAAGGTTGGGAAATGCTGCTGAGCGAAAGCCAGGAACGTATGCTCATCGTAGTGAAAAAAGGACAGGAAAAACCAGTACTCGATATCTTCGAAAAATGGGACCTGCACTGCGTTCAGATCGGTGAAGTAACAAAAGATACCAACCTGAAATTCTATATGAACGGTGAACTGGAAGCTGACGTTCCTGCTGAAAGCCTCGTGCTCGGCGGCGGCGCTCCCCAATATCACCGCGCTTATACCGAACCAGCTTATTTCCAGAAAATAAAAGCATTCGATATCCAGAACATCCCGGATACCGACCACGCTAAATTTGTAGCTGAAAGAATCATCGCACTGCCTAACATCGCTTCCAAACGCTGGATCTACAACCAGTATGACAGCATGGTGGGTACTGCCAACGCTACTACCAACGCTCCAAGTGATGCACCGGTAGTACTGATCAAAGGCTCCAAAAAAGCACTGGCGATGACCACCGACTGTAACAGCCGCTACGTTTTTGCGGACCCGCATAAAGGTGGCCAGATCGCTGTGGCAGAAGCTGCCCGTAACATCGTTTGCTCCGGCGGTGAACCAGTAGCCATCACCAACTGTCTCAACTTCGGTAACCCTTACGATCCGGAAGTATACTACCAGTTTGTACACGCTGTTCAGGGTATGGGCGAAGCCTGCCGCAAGTTCAACACTCCTGTTACCGGCGGTAACGTGAGCTTCTACAACCAGTCTCCTGATGGTCCGGTATATCCTACTCCAACCATTGGTATGGTGGGTATCCTCGACAGCATCGACCAGCGCATCACGCTCGACTTTAAACAAGCCGGCGACCTGGTGTACCTGATCGGCCGCAGCCGCAACGATATCAGCAGCTCTGAATATCTGCACAAAATCATCGGTATCGAATTCAGCCCTGCTCCACACTTCAACCTCGAAGAAGAGCACCTGTTGCAACAGGCTATCACCAAACTGAACAAAGCAGGACTGATCCAGTCTGCACACGATGTCAGCGAAGGTGGTCTGTTCATCACCATGATGGAAAGTGCTATGTCTAAAGGCCTGGGCTTTGAACTGCACCTCAATAACAAATTCCGTAAAGATGCCTACCTGTTCGGTGAAAGCCAGAGCCGTGTAGTCGTAACCGTTAAACCGGAAGACAAAGAGAAATTCGAAGCACTGATGCACGGTCTGATAGACGCTACCGATGTTTCCGTACGCTACGAAAAAGTAGGTGTGGTAACCGGCGATCATGTGAAAGTAGACAACGAAGACTGGGGTAAAGTAAACGACTGGAAGAAGATCTATGATACTTCCATCGAAGAACACCTGAAATAG
- the mdh gene encoding malate dehydrogenase, producing the protein MKVTVVGAGNVGATCANVLAHRDFLQEVVLLDIKEGTAEGKALDTWQQAPIDYYSTKVTGVTNDYTKTANSDVVVITSGLPRKPGMSRDDLISTNANIVKSVTENITKHSPNAIIIVVSNPLDVMTYCAYLTAKKNSNKVFGMAGVLDTARYRAFLAEEIGCSPKDIQAILMGGHGDTMVPLPRYTTVSGIPVTELVAADKLEAIIQRTKVGGGEIVNLLGTSAWYAPGAAAAQMVEAIVKDEKRIFPVCAWLTGEYGLKDIYLGVPVVLGKNGIEKILELKLNEDEKALLNTSAQHVKEVMDVLDKMQSATA; encoded by the coding sequence ATGAAAGTTACAGTAGTAGGAGCAGGAAATGTGGGCGCAACCTGCGCCAACGTGCTGGCCCATAGAGATTTTCTACAAGAAGTGGTTTTATTGGATATTAAGGAAGGAACAGCTGAAGGAAAAGCGCTGGATACATGGCAGCAAGCTCCCATTGATTATTACAGCACCAAGGTTACCGGGGTCACTAATGATTATACCAAAACGGCCAACAGCGATGTGGTAGTAATCACCTCCGGCCTCCCCCGTAAACCCGGTATGAGCCGTGACGACCTGATTTCCACCAACGCCAATATCGTTAAATCAGTTACTGAAAATATTACCAAACATTCTCCCAACGCAATTATCATTGTTGTCAGCAACCCGCTCGACGTAATGACCTACTGTGCGTACCTGACTGCCAAAAAGAACAGCAACAAGGTGTTCGGCATGGCCGGTGTCCTGGATACAGCCCGTTACCGCGCCTTCCTGGCCGAAGAAATCGGTTGTTCCCCTAAAGATATCCAGGCTATCCTGATGGGCGGCCACGGCGATACCATGGTTCCTCTCCCCCGCTACACCACCGTTAGCGGTATCCCTGTTACTGAACTGGTAGCAGCAGACAAACTGGAAGCCATCATTCAACGCACCAAAGTAGGTGGCGGCGAAATCGTCAACCTCCTCGGCACATCCGCCTGGTATGCTCCGGGAGCCGCAGCCGCACAGATGGTTGAAGCTATCGTAAAAGATGAAAAACGTATCTTCCCGGTTTGTGCATGGCTCACCGGCGAATACGGCCTGAAAGATATCTACCTCGGCGTTCCTGTAGTCCTGGGTAAAAACGGTATCGAAAAAATTCTGGAACTGAAACTTAATGAAGATGAAAAAGCACTGCTCAACACTTCCGCCCAACACGTGAAGGAAGTGATGGACGTGCTCGATAAAATGCAGTCTGCTACAGCATAA
- the efp gene encoding elongation factor P — MATTADIRTGLIIKLDNSLYSVVEFGQNKTARAAAKVWAKLKGVDNSRSIEHTWNSGDTIFPVRIEKKPFQFLYKDDTGYNFMDNETFEQIAMPEQSIDAPQFLKEGQEVAVQINTETEQYMSVELPDKIVVLVTYSEPGVKGDTATRTLKPATVETGATVMVPLFVEEGELIRVNTKNGEYIERVKA; from the coding sequence ATGGCTACCACCGCAGATATCAGAACAGGATTAATCATCAAGCTGGATAACAGTTTGTATTCTGTTGTAGAGTTTGGTCAAAACAAAACCGCCCGTGCTGCAGCGAAAGTTTGGGCTAAATTGAAAGGCGTTGATAATTCCCGTTCTATAGAACACACTTGGAACTCCGGTGATACCATTTTCCCGGTTCGTATTGAGAAAAAACCATTTCAGTTTTTATACAAGGATGACACCGGCTACAATTTCATGGATAATGAAACTTTTGAGCAGATTGCTATGCCCGAGCAGAGCATCGATGCACCTCAGTTCCTGAAAGAAGGTCAGGAAGTAGCAGTACAGATCAACACTGAAACTGAACAATACATGTCGGTAGAACTGCCTGATAAAATTGTGGTACTGGTAACTTACTCCGAGCCTGGTGTAAAAGGTGATACTGCTACCCGTACACTGAAACCTGCTACTGTAGAAACCGGTGCAACCGTAATGGTGCCTCTGTTTGTAGAAGAGGGTGAACTGATCCGTGTGAATACCAAGAATGGCGAATACATCGAAAGAGTAAAAGCGTAA
- the accC gene encoding acetyl-CoA carboxylase biotin carboxylase subunit, producing the protein MFKKILIANRGEIALRIIRTCKEMGIKTVAVYSTADKDSLHVKFADEAVCIGKPQSSESYLNIPHLMAAAEITNADAIHPGYGFLAENARFAEICGEHGIKFIGPTPDMIRKMGDKMTAKETMIAAGVPVIPGSEGLLQSVEEAKVLAKNMGLPVILKATAGGGGKGMRVVWDESELENAYNMAKNEARAAFNNDGIYMEKFVEEPRHIEIQVAGDQYGKVCHLSERDCSIQRRHQKLVEESPSPFMTPELREKMGEAAIKAASAINYESVGTIEFLVDKHRNFYFMEMNTRIQVEHGVTEEVINFDLVKEQIKIAAGIPISGKNYTPQMHAIECRINAEDPYNDFRPSPGKITTLHIPGGHGVRVDSHIYAGYVIPPYYDSMVAKIITMAQTREEAINTMERALSEFVIEGVKTTIPFHQQLMRDENFRKGNFTTKFTETFKLV; encoded by the coding sequence ATGTTTAAAAAAATATTGATTGCCAACCGTGGTGAGATCGCCCTTCGGATTATCCGTACCTGTAAGGAAATGGGTATCAAAACGGTTGCAGTTTATTCTACTGCAGATAAAGACAGCCTGCATGTGAAGTTTGCGGATGAAGCAGTGTGTATTGGCAAGCCACAGAGCAGCGAATCTTACCTGAATATCCCTCACCTCATGGCCGCCGCCGAGATCACCAATGCTGATGCTATCCACCCCGGATATGGCTTCCTGGCTGAAAATGCCCGTTTTGCCGAAATCTGCGGAGAGCATGGTATCAAGTTCATCGGCCCCACTCCGGATATGATCCGTAAAATGGGCGACAAGATGACGGCGAAAGAAACCATGATTGCAGCCGGTGTACCGGTAATCCCCGGTTCTGAAGGCCTGCTCCAGAGCGTGGAAGAAGCCAAAGTCCTTGCTAAAAACATGGGCTTACCCGTGATTCTGAAAGCTACTGCCGGTGGTGGTGGTAAAGGTATGCGCGTGGTATGGGATGAGAGTGAGCTGGAGAATGCCTACAATATGGCAAAAAATGAAGCCCGCGCCGCTTTCAACAATGACGGTATCTACATGGAGAAATTCGTGGAAGAGCCCCGTCACATTGAAATCCAGGTTGCAGGTGACCAATATGGCAAAGTATGCCACCTGTCTGAAAGAGACTGTTCTATCCAGCGTCGTCACCAGAAACTGGTAGAAGAATCTCCTTCTCCTTTCATGACACCCGAACTGCGTGAGAAAATGGGTGAAGCTGCCATCAAAGCTGCCAGCGCTATCAACTACGAAAGCGTTGGTACTATTGAGTTCCTGGTAGATAAACACCGTAACTTCTACTTCATGGAAATGAACACCCGTATCCAGGTAGAACACGGCGTGACAGAAGAGGTGATCAACTTCGACCTGGTTAAGGAACAGATTAAGATCGCAGCCGGTATTCCTATCTCCGGAAAGAACTATACTCCTCAGATGCATGCCATCGAGTGCCGTATCAATGCGGAAGATCCTTACAACGATTTCCGTCCTTCTCCGGGTAAGATCACTACCCTGCATATCCCTGGTGGCCACGGCGTACGCGTGGACTCCCACATCTATGCTGGTTATGTGATTCCTCCGTATTACGATTCCATGGTAGCTAAAATCATCACGATGGCACAAACCCGTGAGGAAGCTATCAATACTATGGAGCGCGCACTGAGCGAATTCGTGATCGAAGGTGTTAAAACTACCATTCCTTTCCATCAGCAGCTGATGCGGGACGAGAACTTCCGTAAAGGAAACTTTACGACCAAGTTTACCGAAACCTTTAAGCTGGTATAA
- the accB gene encoding acetyl-CoA carboxylase biotin carboxyl carrier protein, translating into MDFKQIQELVKMINKSNISELSIEQDKFKITIKQKDNEVQQVITVPAATAPIQTVAAVAPAAAPVSAAATPAAAAPTAPKADNLITIKSPMIGTFYRSAGPDKPPFVNVGDEVTAGKVVCIIEAMKLFNEIESEVSGKIVKVLVDDASPVEYDQPLFLVEP; encoded by the coding sequence ATGGACTTTAAACAGATTCAGGAACTGGTAAAGATGATCAACAAATCCAATATCAGTGAACTGAGCATTGAGCAGGACAAGTTCAAGATTACAATAAAACAGAAAGATAACGAAGTACAACAGGTAATCACTGTTCCTGCGGCCACAGCGCCCATCCAAACGGTAGCAGCTGTAGCTCCGGCAGCCGCACCAGTATCTGCAGCAGCCACGCCAGCCGCTGCTGCGCCAACTGCACCTAAAGCAGACAACCTGATCACTATCAAATCTCCAATGATCGGTACTTTCTACCGCTCTGCTGGTCCAGATAAACCTCCTTTTGTCAATGTTGGTGATGAAGTAACTGCTGGTAAAGTAGTTTGCATCATCGAAGCGATGAAATTATTCAACGAAATTGAAAGTGAAGTGAGTGGTAAGATCGTTAAAGTACTTGTTGACGATGCTTCTCCGGTAGAATATGATCAACCTTTGTTTTTAGTAGAACCGTAA